The following proteins are encoded in a genomic region of Streptococcus cristatus AS 1.3089:
- a CDS encoding HpcH/HpaI aldolase/citrate lyase family protein yields the protein MKFTYDSIPLFKEGCQFNQNSPKDLLQYAIAGLLYMPAHRTQIVDEIIAGLHPCCSSICLDLEDSIGDGTVHQAESQLFETLDKLNQALETGQLDFDSLPLIFIRVRSSKQFNQMLEHSSPDIFRLVSGFNFPKFDSTTAAAYLQVFDNFSKRTNQTFYIMPILESESIMKKNTRMEELLFISELLKPYTEKVLNIRVGATDFSNIFGIRRNVHQTIYDVKLIADCLTDILNIFSADYICSGPVWEYFNSQFQDGNWAHGLKKELELDKLNGFIGKTCIHPSQLSLIAENNIVSLEDYQDALTILNSNQQQIGVSKGYKENRMNEMKPHSKWAKKIIQLATVYGIAEGDNSLKS from the coding sequence ATGAAATTTACTTATGATTCTATACCCCTATTTAAAGAAGGATGCCAATTTAATCAAAATTCCCCTAAAGATTTATTGCAATATGCAATAGCTGGACTTCTTTATATGCCCGCTCATCGAACTCAGATAGTTGATGAAATCATTGCCGGCCTCCATCCTTGCTGTAGCTCAATCTGTCTAGATCTAGAAGATTCTATCGGAGATGGAACTGTTCACCAAGCTGAATCACAGCTCTTTGAGACTTTAGACAAACTGAATCAAGCCTTGGAAACTGGCCAGTTAGATTTTGATTCGCTTCCTTTAATTTTTATCCGAGTCCGTTCTTCCAAACAATTTAATCAGATGCTCGAACACTCTTCTCCTGATATTTTTAGATTAGTTTCTGGATTTAATTTTCCTAAATTTGATTCCACTACTGCTGCTGCCTACCTTCAAGTTTTCGACAATTTTAGCAAAAGAACAAATCAAACATTTTACATAATGCCAATTCTTGAAAGCGAAAGCATCATGAAAAAGAATACCCGAATGGAAGAACTTCTTTTTATATCAGAGTTATTAAAACCCTATACAGAGAAAGTTTTAAATATCCGTGTGGGAGCAACTGATTTTAGTAATATTTTCGGTATTCGTCGTAATGTTCACCAGACTATCTACGATGTTAAACTTATTGCTGACTGTCTAACAGATATCTTAAATATTTTTTCCGCAGATTATATCTGTTCAGGACCAGTATGGGAATACTTTAATAGCCAATTTCAAGACGGGAATTGGGCTCATGGATTGAAAAAAGAGCTAGAGTTAGACAAACTTAATGGATTCATTGGAAAAACTTGCATCCATCCTTCTCAGCTAAGCCTTATTGCTGAGAATAACATTGTTAGTTTAGAAGACTACCAAGATGCTCTGACCATTCTTAATTCGAATCAACAACAGATTGGTGTATCAAAAGGATATAAAGAAAACAGAATGAATGAAATGAAGCCTCATAGCAAATGGGCAAAAAAAATTATCCAGTTAGCTACAGTCTATGGAATAGCTGAAGGAGATAATTCACTGAAATCGTAG
- a CDS encoding acyltransferase family protein: MAERNVREPEQPVNYAMLSLFQYLASILVILVHCQRLFENEVLHFTQKSMFGRMAVPFFLISSAFMLKSSLAKKQEMKLYIKRVLKQYLLWSGIYVPYALAYFWTLPLPKHYAPLALLAGLLYIGLCYQLWYIPAFLLGLLLVHFLYKKLGPKKTFVLLLVLYALGAIETYHAYLAPSLLTDWYDAYAKLFFTSRNGLFYTPIFIYLGYFLADYRHIELLHKKCRILLLLSSLLLVAEGVLIYFRQGLDKNFFFALIPFSFFLFNWLLKTRWKQEKNWRHLKDLSIFYFFLHPIFIELSFFLLNFQHLTKWEKGRWVFLLTIILTHLTSELVIRWRRKG; encoded by the coding sequence ATGGCAGAAAGAAATGTCAGAGAGCCTGAGCAGCCGGTCAACTACGCCATGCTCAGTTTGTTTCAGTATCTGGCTTCAATTTTGGTAATCTTGGTGCATTGTCAGAGGCTTTTTGAGAATGAAGTCCTGCATTTTACTCAGAAAAGTATGTTTGGTCGTATGGCAGTGCCCTTTTTCCTGATTTCATCAGCTTTTATGCTTAAATCCAGCTTGGCTAAGAAGCAGGAAATGAAGCTCTATATTAAGCGTGTTTTGAAGCAGTATCTTTTGTGGAGCGGGATTTATGTTCCTTATGCCTTGGCCTATTTTTGGACCTTGCCACTTCCGAAACATTATGCTCCATTAGCCTTATTGGCTGGGCTTTTGTATATCGGTTTATGCTATCAGCTTTGGTATATTCCTGCCTTTCTCTTAGGTTTGCTGTTGGTCCATTTTTTATATAAGAAATTAGGCCCCAAGAAAACATTTGTCCTTTTACTGGTTCTATATGCCTTAGGTGCCATTGAGACTTATCACGCCTATCTGGCTCCTAGTCTTCTAACAGACTGGTATGATGCTTATGCTAAGCTATTTTTTACTAGCAGAAATGGTCTCTTCTATACGCCTATTTTTATCTATTTAGGCTACTTTCTAGCTGATTATAGACATATAGAGTTATTACACAAAAAATGCAGGATTTTACTTCTGCTATCAAGTCTTTTGCTAGTAGCAGAAGGAGTGCTGATTTACTTCAGGCAGGGATTAGATAAAAACTTTTTCTTTGCTCTTATTCCGTTTAGTTTTTTCTTATTCAATTGGCTGTTAAAAACTAGATGGAAGCAAGAAAAAAACTGGAGACATTTAAAAGACCTAAGTATCTTTTATTTCTTCCTTCATCCCATCTTCATTGAGTTATCTTTTTTTCTTCTTAATTTCCAGCATCTGACCAAGTGGGAAAAGGGCCGTTGGGTCTTCCTTCTGACGATTATCCTGACTCATCTGACTTCAGAATTAGTGATCCGCTGGCGAAGGAAGGGTTAA
- a CDS encoding class I SAM-dependent methyltransferase, translating into MTANLQVYKAHLQAPWGKLQYDIVFAFLETLKGQKILDFGSGFGIVADFLAEKNQVTAIEPNSEMIAERKQDFSYEQLQGSLDLLQTLPDQSFDVIVCHNVLEYVSAPALYLTEFSRLLKKDGKISLVKHHEVGRIMHTVVFENDTEKAQHLLAGQEYQTHSMGAAKVYQVQEVISGLPLEVEDYQGVRIFYGLQSNDYKTAPDWAEKMLEMELAVCNQSPYRDIAAFQHVWLSKH; encoded by the coding sequence CTTCAGTATGATATTGTTTTTGCCTTTCTAGAGACGCTGAAGGGCCAGAAAATCCTAGATTTCGGTAGCGGTTTTGGGATTGTGGCTGATTTTCTAGCGGAAAAGAACCAAGTGACCGCCATCGAGCCCAACTCAGAAATGATTGCTGAGCGCAAGCAGGACTTTTCTTATGAGCAATTGCAAGGTAGCTTGGATCTTTTGCAAACCTTACCAGACCAGTCTTTTGATGTCATCGTTTGTCATAATGTCTTAGAGTATGTGTCTGCCCCTGCTCTCTATTTGACAGAATTTTCCCGCCTCTTAAAAAAGGACGGCAAAATTTCTCTGGTCAAGCATCACGAGGTTGGACGCATTATGCATACGGTGGTTTTTGAAAATGATACAGAGAAGGCCCAGCATCTTTTAGCGGGTCAGGAATATCAAACCCACAGCATGGGAGCTGCTAAGGTTTATCAGGTTCAGGAAGTTATCTCAGGCTTGCCATTAGAAGTTGAGGATTATCAGGGAGTACGGATTTTTTACGGGCTGCAATCCAATGACTACAAAACGGCCCCTGACTGGGCTGAAAAGATGCTTGAGATGGAGCTGGCTGTCTGCAACCAATCACCTTATCGGGACATCGCTGCCTTTCAGCATGTTTGGCTGAGCAAGCACTAA